In Oryza sativa Japonica Group chromosome 3, ASM3414082v1, one DNA window encodes the following:
- the LOC107276580 gene encoding ABC transporter B family member 19, whose amino-acid sequence MDDFSFSHSGPQGGGRHRRRGSPYSVPDSSTSFAAGLPPSPRGGPRRRDVVVDDMSWQSSVSWQPDTSWAQPHGLGAAVGPWAPARMGSAGRRGPALFRRTAREYYVSRRSARPRYRDVSSSAHRPVAAAAGGGGGRRLELQSVVTDASRAIVVVPNTSFASNDDSVVVADSAVYSAPGHDAGRGGRAMVRYSDTNAAAAASREVSFSRDNHDQLYVSAARRDPPSFGYDISVASFSGQSRYEDAVGDYDDDDDEIDVRVGKPVGVAGLFKYSTAMDIVLLVLGCVGAMINGGSLPWYSYLFGNFVNKIVNVDKTQMMKDVKQISVYMAFLAAVVVVGAYLEITCWRIIGERSALRMRREYLKAVLRQEIGFFDTEVSTGEVMHSISGDVAQIQEVMGEKIPGFVHHVFTFVFGYVVGFAKSWRIALAVFAVTPAMMACGMAYKAIYGGLTAKEEASYQRAGDVAQQAISSIRTVMSFVMEERLAGEYAEWLDKAAPIGVKMGFAKGAGMGVIYLVTYSQWALALWYGSRLVANGEIKGGDAIACFFGVMVGGRGLALTLSYMAQFAQGTVAAGRVFEVIDRVPEIDAYGAGGRALPAVKGRMEFKDVEFAYPSRPDAMVLYNLNLVIPAAKTLALVGVSGGGKSTMFALIERFYDPTRGSITLDGHDLASLNLRWLRSQIGLVGQEPVLFSTSIIENVMMGKENATRHDAISACAMANVHTFVLALPDGYDTQVGDRGAQLSGGQKQRIALARAIIRDPRILLLDEPTSALDTQSEAVVQQSIDRLAAGRTVVVIAHRLATVRNADTIAVLDRGAVVESGRHADLMARRGPYSALVSLASDSGGARPDLAGAAAAYTSFTDESGYDVSVSKSRYGFQTIREEEEKKDSQDAKVRVSEIWRLQRREGPLLILGFLMGIHAGAVFSVFPLLLGQAVEVYFDADTARMKRQVEYLAMAVVGLGVACILTMTGQQGLCGWAGARLTMRVRDRLFRAIMRQEPAWFDEEDNAMGVLVTRLARDAVAFRSMFGDRYAVLLMAVGSAGVGLGICFGLDWRLTLVATACTPLTLGASYLNLLINVGARSDDGAYARASGIAAGAVSNVRTVAALCAQGSVVGTFNRALDGPAAKASRRSQLMGVILGLSQGAMYGAYTATLCAGAHFINNGVSTFGDVSKIFLILVLSSFSVGQLAGLAPDTSGAPAAIAGILTILKRRPAITGDSTKRRITIKDGKPIDVELRKVTFAYPSRPEVTVLSGFSLRVKAGTTVAVVGASGSGKSTVVWLVQRFYDPGDGKVVVGGVDARELDLKWLRGECAMVGQEPALFSGSIRDNIGFGNPKASWAEIEEAAKEANIHKFISALPQGYETQVGESGVQLSGGQKQRIAIARAIVKQARILLLDEASSALDLESERHVQEALRRASRRATAITVAHRLSTVRDADRIAVVSAGRVVEFGGHDALLAGHGDGLYAAMVKAETEAQAFK is encoded by the exons cgtcgggccctggGCGCCCGCCAGGATGGggagcgccggccgccgtggcccCGCGCTGTTCCGGCGGACGGCGAGGGAGTACTACGTGTCGAGGCGGTCCGCCCGCCCGCGCTACCGCGACGTCTCCTCGTCGGCGCACaggcccgtcgccgccgccgccggcggcggtggcggcaggcggcTGGAGCTGCAGAGCGTGGTGACCGACGCGAGCCGCGCCATCGTCGTGGTGCCGAACACCTCCTTCGCCAGCAACGACGacagcgtcgtcgtcgccgactccGCCGTCTACTCCGCGCCCGGCCATGACGCCGGCCGAGGAGGACGAGCCATGGTGAGGTACAGCGacaccaacgccgccgccgccgcctcccgcgagGTCTCCTTCTCGCGCGACAACCACGACCAGCTCTACGTCTCCGCGGCGCGGCGTGACCCGCCCAGCTTCGGCTACGACATCAGCGTCGCGTCCTTCAGCGGCCAGAGCCGGTACGAGGACGCCGTCGgcgactacgacgacgacgacgacgagatcgACGTGAGGGTCGGGAAGCCCGTCGGCGTCGCGGGGCTTTTCAAGTACTCGACGGCCATGGACATCGTCCTCCTCGTGCTCGGGTGCGTCGGCGCCATGATCAACGGCGGCTCGCTGCCATGGTACTCCTACCTGTTCGGTAACTTCGTCAACAAGATCGTCAACGTCGACAAGACGCAGATGATGAAGGACGTCAAGCAG ATTAGTGTGTACATGGCGTTCCTTGCTGCAGTTGTCGTCGTAGGAGCCTATCTTG AGATCACCTGCTGGAGGATCATCGGCGAGAGGTCGGCGCTGCGGATGCGGCGAGAGTACCTGAAGGCGGTGCTGAGGCAGGAGATCGGATTCTTCGACACGGAGGTGAGCACCGGCGAGGTGATGCACAGCATCTCCGGCGATGTCGCCCAAATCCAAGAAGTCATGGGAGAGAAG ATTCCAGGATTCGTGCACCACGTCTTCACCTTCGTCTTCGGCTACGTGGTCGGCTTCGCCAAATCGTGGAGGATCGCTCTCGCCGTCTTCGCCGTCACGCCTGCCATGATGGCGTGCGGCATGGCCTACAAGGCCATCTATGGCGGCCTCACCGCCAAGGAAGAG GCATCGTACCAGCGTGCCGGCGACGTGGCGCAGCAGGCGATCAGCTCGATCAggacggtgatgtcgttcgtcATGGAGGAGCGGCTCGCCGGCGAGTACGCCGAGTGGCTGGACAAGGCGGCGCCGATCGGCGTCAAGATGGGGTTCGCCAAGGGCGCCGGCATGGGGGTGATCTACCTGGTGACCTACTCCCAGTGGGCGCTGGCGCTCTGGTACGGCTCCAGGCTCGTCGCCAACGGCGAGATCAAGGGCGGCGACGCCATCGCCTGCTTCTTCGGCGTCATGGTCGGAGGAAG ggGCTTGGCGCTGACGCTGTCGTACATGGCGCAGTTCGCGCAGggcacggtggcggcggggcgggTGTTCGAGGTCATCGACCGGGTGCCGGAGATCGACGCgtacggcgccggcgggcgggcgCTGCCGGCGGTGAAGGGGCGGATGGAGTTCAAGGACGTGGAGTTCGCGTACCCGTCGCGGCCGGACGCCATGGTGCTGTACAACCTCAACCTGGTCATCCCCGCCGCCAAGACGCTGGCGCTCGTcggcgtcagcggcggcggcaagtcCACCATGTTCGCGCTCATCGAGCGCTTCTACGACCCGACTCGAG GGTCGATCACGTTGGACGGCCATGACCTCGCGTCGCTGAACCTCCGGTGGCTCCGGTCGCAGATCGGGCTCGTCGGGCAGGAGCCCGTCCTCTTCTCCACCTCCATCATCGAGAACGTCATGATGGGGAAGGAGAACGCCACGCGCCACGACGCCATCTCGGCGTGCGCCATGGCCAACGTCCACACCTTCGTCCTCGCCCTCCCCGACGGCTACGACACTCAG GTTGGGGACCGTGGGGCCCAGCTGTCGGGGGGACAGAAGCAGCGGATCGCGCTGGCGCGCGCCATCATCCGCGACCCGCGCATCCTGCTGCTGGACGAGCCAACCAGCGCGCTGGACACCCAGTCGGAGGCCGTGGTGCAGCAGTCCAtcgaccgcctcgccgccggccgcaccgtcgtcgtcatcgcgcACCGCCTCGCCACCGTCCGCAACGCCGACACCATCGCGGTGCTCGaccgcggcgccgtcgtcgagtCCGGCCGCCACGCCGACCTCATGGCCCGCCGCGGGCCCTACTCCGCGCTGGTCAGCCTCGCctccgacagcggcggcgccagGCCAGACCTCGCCGGCGCTGCAGCGGCGTACACCAGCTTCACCGACGAGTCGGGGTACGACGTGTCGGTGTCCAAGTCGAGGTACGGCTTCCAGACGATtcgagaagaggaggagaagaaggattCGCAGGACGCCAAGGTGAGGGTCTCCGAGATATGGAGGCTGCAGCGGCGGGAAGGTCCATTGCTGATTTTGGGGTTCTTGATGGGCATACACGCCGGCGCGGTGTTCTCGGTGTTCCCGCTGCTGCTGGGCCAGGCGGTGGAGGTGTACTTCGACGCCGACACGGCGAGGATGAAGCGGCAGGTGGAGTACCTGGCCATGGCGGTGGTCGGCCTCGGCGTGGCCTGCATCCTGACCATGACGGGGCAGCAGGGGCTGTGCGGCTGGGCGGGCGCCCGGCTCACCATGCGCGTCCGGGACCGCCTCTTCCGCGCCATCATGCGGCAGGAGCCCGCGTGGTTCGACGAGGAGGACAACGCGATGGGCGTCCTGGTGACGCGGCTCGCGCGGGACGCCGTCGCGTTCCGCTCCATGTTCGGCGACCGCTACGCCGTGCTGCTCATGGCCGTCGGCTCGGCCGGCGTGGGGCTCGGCATTTGCTTCGGGCTGGACTGGCGGCTCACGCTGGTGGCCACGGCGTGCACGCCGCTGACGCTCGGCGCCAGCTACCTCAACCTGCTCATCAACGTGGGCGCCAGGTCCGACGACGGCGCGTACGCCCGCGCCAGCggcatcgccgccggcgccgtgtcGAACGTGCGCACCGTCGCGGCGCTCTGCGCCCAGGGCAGCGTCGTCGGCACGTTCAACCGCGCGCTGGACGGGCCGGCGGCCAAGGCCAGCCGGAGATCGCAGCTCATGGGCGTCATCCTCGGGCTCTCCCAGGGCGCCATGTACGGCGCCTACACGGCGACGCTCTGCGCCGGCGCCCACTTCATCAACAATGGCGTGTCCACCTTCGGCGACGTGTCCAAGATCTTCCTCATCCTCGTCCTCAGCTCCTTCTCCGTCGGCcagctcgccggcctcgcccCTGACACCTCCGGCGCCCCGGCGGCCATCGCCGGCATACTAACCATCCTCAAGCGACGTCCGGCGATCACCGGAGACTCCACCAAGCGAAGGATCACGATCAAGGACGGGAAGCCCATCGACGTGGAGCTCCGGAAGGTGACGTTCGCGTACCCGTCGCGGCCGGAGGTGACGGTGCTGAGCGGCTTCTCGCTGCGGGTGAAGGCCGgcacgacggtggcggtggtcgGCGCGAGCGGGAGCGGGAAGTCGACGGTGGTGTGGCTGGTGCAGCGGTTCTACGACCCGGGCGACGGGAAggtggtggtcggcggcgtggaCGCGCGGGAGCTTGACCTCAAGTGGCTCCGCGGCGAGTGCGCCATGGTGGGCCAGGAGCCGGCCCTCTTCAGCGGGTCCATCCGAGACAACATCGGGTTCGGCAACCCAAAGGCCTCGTGGGCCGAAATCGAGGAGGCCGCCAAGGAGGCCAACATCCACAAGTTCATCTCCGCCCTCCCCCAAGGCTACGAAACCCAG GTTGGGGAGAGTGGGGTGCAGTTGTCAGGTGGGCAGAAGCAGAGGATCGCGATCGCGCGGGCGATCGTGAAGCAGGCGAGGATACTGCTGCTGGACGAGGCGAGCAGCGCGCTGGACCTGGAGTCCGAGCGGCACGTGCAGGAGGCCCTGAGGAGGGCCTCGCGGCGCGCCACGGCGATCACCGTGGCGCACCGCCTCTCCACCGTGCGCGACGCCGaccgcatcgccgtcgtcagcgccgGCAGGGTCGTCGAGTTCGGCGGCCATgacgccctcctcgccggccacgGCGACGGCCTCTACGCTGCCATGGTGAAGGCGGAGACGGAGGCACAAGCgttcaagtaa
- the LOC4331838 gene encoding nucleolin 2, translating to MASLTPGVLLKVLKNINSDVKVCGEYRSILLQVISIVPAITGSELWPDHGFFIKVSDSSHSTYVSLSKEDNELILSNKLQLGQFIYVEKVQSSIPVPVLVGVRPVPGRNPCIGNPKDLMQMSTPTGISEALAHQRKATKSAELSESEKENSQRKVVIKEQKAVVASRYMLGISSNNSKITNLNSSIDSDKSNGGSSICSANQKSAPTKFKQESKPQERPNTPSRSPAKIVSAKQEINKDTRKTSASSPSQNGSAVVKKQMSKDSKKESASEKNSPPKLYKTSPPTPTPTPPPPAMTSPPKLNLAAKPNGTSGTVTSTPTVKRRVTETVSWDSLPTSLIKSVKVVARRKTIALVVAAEAQREATAAASLLKGLGIFAEIRKSAEEDPHAAITKFFQLNRLIIQQSVFWKDYSSEPVKESRPEKEKPSRKASASQNKAVAGSTAKNSDDAYTSEKIDWAREDGFKEISRSWIILKKESQSWFLSFLEDALEAGFKFEGQNKNTRERVRGHSKGGDGQIAVRLSQLKETSNWLDQLHSEVDKSQDALVETIEQLKQKVYTCLLGTVETAASALEAR from the exons ATGGCATCTCTTACTCCAGGGGTACTGTTAAAAgtactaaaaaatataaattctgATGTGAAAGTATGTGGAGAATATCGGTCCATTCTTCTCCAAGTTATTAGCATAGTTCCTGCAATCACTGGTTCAGAACTTTGGCCAGACCATGGTTTCTTTATAAAAGTTTCAGACTCGTCGCACTCAACGTATGTTTCTTTATCGAAGGAGGATAATGAACTCATCTTATCAAACAAACTTCAACTTGGACAGTTCATATATGTTGAAAAGGTCCAATCTAGTATCCCTGTCCCAGTTCTTGTTGGGGTTCGACCTGTTCCAGGAAGGAACCCTTGCATTGGAAATCCAAAGGATTTGATGCAGATGTCAACTCCCACTGGGATTTCAGAAGCATTGGCTCATCAACGGAAGGCTACAAAGTCAGCTGAACTGtctgaaagtgaaaaggagaaCTCTCAGAGGAAGGTAGTCATCAAAGAGCAGAAGGCAGTTGTAGCTTCACGTTACATGCTTGGGATATCTAGCAACAATAGCAAAATTACCAATCTAAACTCCAGCATAGATAGTGACAAAAGTAATGGAGGAAGTAGCATATGTTCTGCAAATCAGAAGTCAGCTCCGACAAAATTCAAACAAGAATCAAAACCTCAG GAACGGCCAAATACTCCATCTCGCAGTCCTGCTAAGATAGTTTCTGCAAAACAAGAAATTAACAAGGACACACGCAAGACTAGCGCTTCTTCACCCAGTCAGAATGGCTCAGCTGTAGTGAAGAAGCAAATGTCAAAGGACAGCAAAAAGGAGTCTGCATCTGAAAAAAACTCACCACCAAAGCTTTATAAGACTTCACCACCAACACCAACAccaacaccaccaccgcctGCAATGACTTCACCACCAAAGCTCAATTTGGCAGCAAAGCCTAATGGTACTTCCGGTACAGTTACTTCTACGCCGACTGTTAAACGAAGAGTTACTGAAACTGTCTCCTGGGACTCTCTTCCAACAAGTCTAATCAAGTCAGTAAAG GTTGTTGCAAGGAGGAAGACTATTGCTCTTGTAGTAGCAGCTGAGGCTCAAAGGGAGGCTACTGCAGCGGCCTCACTTCTTAAAGGCCTTGG AATATTCGCTGAGATCAGAAAGTCCGCTGAGGAGGATCCACATGCTGCAATTACCAAGTTTTTTCAGCTAAACCGGCTTATCATTCAGCAAAGTGTTTTTTGGAAAGATTACTCATCAGAGCCTGTCAAAGAATCTCGGCCAGAGAAGGAAAAGCCATCAAGGAAAGCCTCTGCATCTCAGAACAAAGCTGTTGCAGGTAGTACGGCAAAGAACTCTGACGATGCTTACACAAGTGAAAAGATTGACTGGGCCAGAGAGGATGGTTTCAAGGAGATCTCCAGATCATGGATTATTCTAAAGAAAGAATCACAGTCATGGTTTCTCAGTTTCTTGGAAGATGCTCTTGAAGCTGGATTCAAGTTCGAGGGCCAAAACAAGAACACCAGAGAACGAGTAAGAGGGCACTCCAAGGGCGGAGACGGGCAAATCGCGGTTCGGTTGTCGCAACTGAAGGAGACGAGTAACTGGCTCGACCAGTTGCATAGTGAGGTTGATAAATCTCAAGATGCTTTGGTTGAAACCATTGAGCAGCTGAAGCAGAAGGTGTACACCTGCTTACTTGGGACTGTCGAGACTGCGGCATCAGCACTTGAAGCCAGGTAG